A part of Antennarius striatus isolate MH-2024 chromosome 21, ASM4005453v1, whole genome shotgun sequence genomic DNA contains:
- the LOC137588809 gene encoding RNA polymerase-associated protein LEO1-like yields the protein MSLIQQARRHFQGGRLTSHQPFPPSSHGASKNTPGIQSIEGNKKQPSDSGINTNVNGKSSRAAASLKASTRVSSLLSFGSKTYGQPPAIHLPWNKARVRPLEQREGNTGREGNGKGEVMGRGLERDEAAKREIKGVEKEGRERWNERGRGEEIETWGRHSRNSMMNDGMKNNFDRGEANRPEHKGELPGLLSSGHIASLDGGILINGSYFQTAVEPSKPPPMKQKLIEALSLISLTRRLQGPARLGDEQWSNGKSWQRGGENSSKMNDSIGGMSISASVADGAMGEGQRRWDRQFAEENSFLEQWWKREKRFPNSDSEAASGSKESPSEFSASTASSLSSLLEVKRNKTNSDTETENNVSDLDTEKEEETPESDSGSQRESGAESEDEWKELSKKDSKGSARNSMNNIGGGRRGSRSAKVKREKTNYTSSSSKTERSSSKLKHLRHSDSIISSSRPQTSRHSYSVREMIAEESEDEEESEEGEEEEEEEERQDMEDRRARTQKQTKSHIQSDIGSGAIDVTDDLSPITEDTEEEERSSSHAGEKDEDKEDGDLEN from the exons ATGTCTCTCATA CAACAGGCAAGGAGACATTTTCAAGGAGGTAGATTAACGTCCCACCAACCCTTTCCTCCATCTTCTCATGGGGCCTCAAAGAACACCCCTGGAATCCAATCAATTGAgggcaacaaaaaacaaccttcaGACAGTGGTATAAACACCAATGTAAATGGTAAAAGCTCCAGAGCAGCTGCCAGCTTGAAGGCCTCGACGAGAGTGAGCTCATTGCTGTCATTCGGCAGTAAAACATACGGACAACCTCCTGCCATCCACCTGCCTTGGAACAAAGCTAGAGTCAGGCCTCTGGAACAGAGGGAAGGAAACACAGGCAGAGAGGGTAATGGAAAAGGAGAGGTGATGGGAAGGGGATTAGAAAGAGACGAAGCAGCCAAAAGGGAGATCAAAGGGGtagaaaaggaaggaagagaaagatgGAATGAAAGAGGAAGGGGAGAAGAAATAGAAACATGGGGAAGACACAGCAGAAATAGTATGATGAacgatgggatgaaaaataattttgatagGGGAGAAGCCAACAGGCCAGAGCATAAGGGAGAGCTTCCTGGCTTGTTGTCTTCTGGTCACATTGCCAGCTTGGACGGTGGCATCCTCATCAATGGGAGCTATTTCCAGACAGCTGTTGAACCCAGCAAGCCCCCACCAATGAAACAAAAGTTGATAGAGGCCCTCAGTCTTATCTCCCTCACCAGAAGGCTCCAGGGACCCGCAAGGTTGGGAGATGAACAGTGGAGCAATGGGAAAAGCTGGCAAAGGGGAGGGGAGAACAGCAGTAAGATGAATGACTCCATAGGAGGTATGAGTATTTCTGCTTCAGTGGCTGACGGAGCCATGGGAGAGGGACAGAGAAGGTGGGACAGGCAGTTTGCAGAGGAGAATAGTTTCTTAGAGCAATggtggaagagagaaaaaagattcCCCAATAGTGATTCAGAAGCAGCAAGTGGTAGCAAAGAGTCTCCATCAGAATTTAGTGCCTCCACTGCAAGTAGCCTCTCCTCATTGCTAGAGGTGAAGCGCAACAAGACCAATTCTGatacagagacagaaaacaatGTGTCAGACTTAGACacggaaaaagaagaagagactccTGAATCAGACAGTGGAAGTCAGAGGGAATCGGGTGCAGAGAGTGAGGATGAGTGGAAAGAGTTAAGTAAGAAAGACTCAAAAGGCAGTGCTAGAAATAGTATGAACAACATTGGTGGTGGTAGACGTGGAAGCAGAAGTGCCAAAGTAAAGAGAGAAAAGACCAATTACACTTCAAGCagcagcaagacagagagaagcagcagcaaGTTAAAACACTTGAGACATTCAGATTCTATAATATCTAGTTCAAGGCCCCAGACTTCCAGACATTCCTATTCTGTCCGTGAAATGATTGCGGAAGAGAgcgaggatgaagaggaatctgaagagggtgaggaggaggaggaggaagaggagaggcagGACATGGAGGATAGAAGAGCTAGAACACAAAAGCAAACCAAAAGCCACATTCAGTCAGATATCGGCTCAGGTGCGATCGACGTCACGGACGATTTGTCACCCATCACCGAggacactgaggaggaggagagaagcagCAGCCATGCTGGAGAGAAAGATGAGGATAAAGAAGACGGGGATTTGGAAAATTAG